One Natronolimnobius sp. AArcel1 genomic region harbors:
- the larC gene encoding nickel pincer cofactor biosynthesis protein LarC: protein MYVLAFDGRMGASGDMLLGALLDAGADSDALEPVTDALEIEYRIDETVKCGISATTVDVLLSDSSDSADGHRSEDEETDAGNDHAHEHTHGHDDAHSHGHAHDHDESHDHSHGNNHTPVHAEGHGPHRSYLEVCTIVREMGLPESVERDVLAIFELLGEAEASVHGEALEDIHFHEVGADDAIADVVGAVLLLEGLDPDRVVTTPLATGGGTASMAHGEFPVPTPAVLEIAERADWSLRGGPVEAELLTPTGAAILGHVADGIEVLPTLEVEASGYGAGGYDLDPHPNVLRAVVGTGEDRSLVKDDIAVLETNLDDATPEVLGGLQETLTDAGARDVSIVPATMKKSRPGHLVKVICKPADRARVARALAEETGTLGVRDAGVTHRWIAKREFETVEVVLEGKPYEVTVKIARDSEGTVYDVSVEYEDAKAAAAAAGVPIRAVSQQAEALVLE from the coding sequence ATGTACGTCCTCGCGTTCGACGGCCGGATGGGAGCCAGCGGCGATATGCTGCTTGGAGCCCTCCTTGACGCCGGTGCTGATTCCGACGCCCTCGAGCCAGTTACTGACGCCCTCGAGATCGAGTATCGGATCGACGAGACGGTTAAGTGTGGTATTTCGGCCACGACGGTCGATGTATTGCTCTCGGACTCGAGTGACTCTGCTGACGGACACCGGAGCGAAGACGAGGAGACAGATGCAGGCAATGATCACGCGCACGAGCACACGCATGGCCATGACGACGCCCACAGCCACGGGCACGCGCATGACCACGACGAGAGCCACGATCACAGCCACGGAAACAATCACACTCCCGTCCACGCCGAAGGCCATGGCCCACACCGCAGCTATCTCGAGGTTTGTACAATCGTCCGCGAGATGGGCCTGCCTGAGTCCGTCGAGCGCGACGTGCTCGCAATCTTCGAACTACTCGGCGAGGCTGAAGCCAGCGTCCACGGCGAGGCACTCGAGGACATTCACTTCCACGAGGTCGGCGCAGACGATGCCATTGCAGACGTCGTCGGCGCAGTGCTCTTGCTCGAGGGTTTGGACCCGGATCGCGTCGTGACGACTCCGCTTGCCACCGGTGGCGGCACAGCGTCGATGGCCCACGGCGAGTTTCCCGTCCCAACACCTGCCGTCCTCGAGATTGCCGAGCGCGCGGACTGGTCGCTGCGTGGAGGCCCTGTCGAGGCAGAACTGCTGACGCCGACGGGTGCGGCAATCCTTGGACACGTCGCAGACGGGATTGAGGTGCTGCCGACGCTCGAGGTCGAAGCCTCGGGCTACGGTGCCGGTGGATATGACCTCGATCCACACCCGAACGTGCTTCGAGCCGTGGTCGGCACGGGCGAGGACCGCAGCCTGGTGAAAGACGATATCGCCGTTCTCGAGACGAACCTCGACGACGCGACGCCGGAAGTGCTCGGCGGGCTTCAGGAGACGCTCACGGATGCAGGCGCTCGAGACGTCTCGATTGTCCCAGCGACGATGAAGAAATCGCGGCCCGGCCATCTGGTGAAAGTCATCTGCAAGCCCGCAGACAGAGCACGTGTCGCGCGAGCGTTAGCCGAGGAGACTGGGACGTTAGGGGTTCGGGACGCCGGCGTGACGCATCGGTGGATCGCCAAACGGGAGTTCGAGACAGTAGAGGTGGTACTCGAGGGGAAACCATACGAGGTGACCGTAAAAATCGCGCGTGATAGTGAGGGGACGGTGTACGACGTGAGCGTGGAGTACGAGGACGCGAAGGCGGCCGCAGCGGCAGCGGGCGTGCCGATCCGAGCGGTTAGTCAGCAAGCAGAGGCGCTCGTTCTGGAGTGA
- a CDS encoding CDC48 family AAA ATPase: MNEVQLEVAKAYPNDSGRGIARLDPDTLLHLKLSPGDIIEIEGADTTAAKVWRADRQDWNTDTVRIDGFTRQNADVGIGERVTIRKAEATKADSLTLAPPEEASVQFGSDAAGMVKRQILKRPVVGRDIVPVMSSTNHPFMRSPGQAIPLIAVETEPEGVVLITEDTDVELREEPISGFEKTGGGITYEDIGGLQGEIQRVREMVELPMKHPQIFKKLGIEPPQGVLLHGPPGTGKTLLAKAVANETSASFFSIAGPEIISKYYGESEQQLREIFEDASEESPAIIFIDELDSIAPKREDVTGEVERRVVAQLLTMMDGLEARGQVIVIAATNRVDSVDPALRRPGRFDREIEIGVPDEVGREEILQIHTRGMPLSDDVALSHLADETHGFVGADIESLTKEAAMKALRRYLPEIDLDEEDIPPSLIDRMIVKREDFSGALNEVEPSAMREVLVELPKISWDDVGGLHDAKEQVQESVEWPLNSPERFSRLGIDPPAGVLLYGPPGTGKTLMAKAVANETNANFISVRGPQLLSKWVGESEKAIRQTFRKARQVSPTVIFFDELDALAPGRGGGESGSNVSERVVNQLLTELDGLEEMGNVMVIGATNRPDMIDPALLRSGRFDRLVMIGQPDVDGRERILDIHTEDTPLAADVTLREIAEITDGYVGSDLESITREAAIEALREDDAADVVEMRHFRQAMENVRPTITDDIMDYYDRIEEEFQGGTSGPDPTGRRGSRIGFQ, translated from the coding sequence ATGAATGAAGTTCAACTGGAGGTTGCGAAGGCATACCCGAACGACTCGGGTCGTGGTATCGCCCGACTCGACCCGGACACGCTGTTACATTTAAAGCTGAGTCCGGGCGACATCATCGAAATTGAAGGTGCAGACACCACTGCCGCGAAGGTCTGGCGCGCCGACCGGCAGGACTGGAATACAGATACCGTCCGCATTGACGGCTTTACCCGCCAGAACGCAGACGTCGGCATCGGAGAGCGAGTCACCATCCGCAAGGCAGAAGCGACGAAAGCGGATTCGCTCACCCTGGCACCGCCAGAAGAGGCGTCCGTCCAATTCGGCTCTGACGCCGCTGGCATGGTCAAACGCCAGATCCTCAAACGGCCAGTCGTCGGCCGCGACATCGTGCCGGTCATGAGCTCGACGAACCATCCGTTCATGCGCTCGCCGGGCCAGGCAATCCCGCTGATCGCCGTCGAGACCGAACCCGAAGGCGTCGTCCTCATTACTGAGGATACCGACGTCGAACTCCGCGAGGAGCCGATCTCAGGCTTCGAGAAGACCGGAGGTGGGATCACCTACGAGGACATCGGCGGCCTTCAGGGTGAGATCCAACGCGTGCGCGAGATGGTCGAACTGCCGATGAAACACCCCCAGATCTTCAAGAAACTGGGGATCGAGCCGCCACAGGGCGTGCTCTTACACGGCCCACCGGGCACCGGGAAGACCCTGCTCGCGAAAGCCGTCGCGAACGAAACGTCGGCGAGTTTCTTCTCTATCGCCGGCCCAGAGATCATCTCGAAGTACTACGGCGAGTCCGAACAACAACTCAGGGAAATCTTCGAAGACGCAAGCGAGGAGTCACCCGCGATCATCTTCATCGACGAACTCGACTCCATCGCGCCCAAACGCGAGGACGTCACCGGCGAGGTCGAACGCCGCGTCGTCGCCCAACTGCTGACGATGATGGACGGCCTCGAGGCCCGCGGCCAGGTCATCGTCATCGCGGCGACGAACCGCGTCGACAGCGTCGATCCTGCCCTCCGTCGACCGGGCCGATTCGACCGCGAGATCGAAATCGGTGTGCCAGACGAGGTTGGCCGCGAGGAGATCCTACAGATTCACACGCGCGGGATGCCACTCAGCGACGACGTTGCACTCTCGCACCTTGCCGATGAGACCCACGGTTTCGTTGGTGCGGACATCGAGTCCCTGACCAAAGAAGCCGCGATGAAGGCGCTGCGACGGTACTTGCCGGAGATCGACCTCGACGAGGAGGATATCCCGCCGAGCCTGATCGATCGGATGATCGTCAAGCGCGAGGACTTCAGCGGCGCGTTGAACGAGGTCGAGCCCTCGGCGATGCGGGAGGTCCTCGTCGAACTACCCAAGATCTCGTGGGACGACGTTGGCGGTCTCCACGACGCCAAAGAGCAGGTCCAAGAGTCCGTCGAGTGGCCGTTGAACAGCCCTGAACGGTTCAGTCGGTTGGGTATCGACCCACCGGCGGGCGTCTTGCTCTACGGGCCGCCAGGCACCGGGAAGACGCTCATGGCGAAAGCCGTCGCCAACGAGACCAACGCGAACTTCATCTCAGTTCGCGGGCCGCAACTGCTGAGCAAGTGGGTCGGCGAATCGGAGAAAGCCATCCGCCAGACCTTCCGCAAGGCGCGCCAGGTCTCGCCAACGGTGATCTTCTTCGACGAACTCGACGCGCTCGCACCCGGCCGCGGTGGCGGCGAAAGCGGTTCGAACGTCTCTGAACGCGTCGTCAACCAGTTACTGACGGAACTCGACGGCCTCGAGGAGATGGGCAACGTGATGGTCATCGGTGCGACCAACCGCCCAGACATGATCGATCCCGCACTCCTGCGATCGGGTCGATTTGACCGCCTCGTCATGATTGGCCAACCCGACGTTGACGGCCGCGAGCGCATCCTCGACATCCACACGGAGGACACGCCACTGGCTGCAGACGTCACGCTGCGCGAAATCGCCGAGATCACCGACGGCTACGTCGGGAGCGACCTCGAGTCGATCACGCGCGAAGCCGCAATCGAGGCGCTTCGTGAGGATGATGCAGCAGATGTCGTCGAGATGCGCCATTTCCGCCAGGCGATGGAGAACGTCCGGCCGACGATCACCGACGACATCATGGACTACTACGACCGCATCGAAGAGGAGTTCCAGGGCGGCACGAGCGGGCCGGACCCAACTGGGCGACGTGGCAGTCGCATCGGCTTCCAGTAA